In Amycolatopsis jiangsuensis, the following proteins share a genomic window:
- a CDS encoding SDR family oxidoreductase yields MHVFVTGGSGQTGPTVVTELVAAGHTVTGLARSDSAAARLESLGATPHRGSLEDLDSLRRGAEAADGVLHMAYGGDFADPDGLIRRDCAAIEALGQALAGSGRPLVSTSGTLVARAGRVSTEQDPPDSDSVAAFRIAGEQACLDFAARGVRAAVVRLAPTVHGPGDHGFIPALIAAARRVGVSAYLGDGTNRWPAVHRADAAVLFRLALEKAPAGSVLHGVGESAVTIRSVAERIGQVLGLPAVSLTLAQAADHLGSPFLARFFSLDVPVASEHTRALLGWTPEHATLLADLEDGDYFTPEASIRAEEVWAPHNR; encoded by the coding sequence ATGCATGTCTTCGTCACCGGTGGTTCCGGCCAGACCGGCCCCACCGTCGTCACCGAACTCGTCGCGGCCGGCCACACCGTCACCGGCCTTGCCCGCTCGGACTCCGCCGCGGCCCGGCTGGAGTCGCTGGGCGCCACCCCACACCGCGGCTCCCTCGAGGATCTCGACAGTCTGCGTCGCGGCGCCGAAGCCGCGGACGGCGTCCTGCACATGGCCTACGGCGGTGACTTCGCCGACCCGGACGGCCTCATTCGCCGTGACTGCGCCGCGATCGAGGCGCTCGGTCAGGCGCTGGCCGGGTCCGGCAGGCCGTTGGTCAGCACGTCGGGCACGTTGGTGGCCAGGGCAGGCCGGGTCAGCACCGAGCAGGATCCGCCGGATTCCGATTCGGTCGCCGCCTTCCGGATCGCCGGTGAACAGGCCTGTCTGGACTTCGCCGCTCGGGGAGTCCGCGCCGCCGTCGTCCGGCTCGCGCCGACCGTGCACGGCCCGGGCGATCACGGATTCATCCCCGCCCTCATCGCGGCTGCGCGCAGGGTGGGCGTCTCGGCCTACCTCGGTGACGGCACCAATCGCTGGCCGGCGGTCCACCGTGCCGACGCCGCGGTCCTGTTCCGGCTGGCCTTGGAAAAGGCGCCCGCCGGCAGCGTGCTGCACGGAGTCGGCGAAAGTGCCGTCACGATCAGGAGTGTCGCGGAGCGGATCGGGCAGGTCCTCGGCCTGCCCGCCGTGTCGCTGACCCTGGCGCAGGCCGCCGACCACCTCGGAAGCCCTTTCCTGGCCCGGTTTTTCTCCCTCGATGTGCCGGTGGCCAGCGAGCACACCCGGGCCCTGCTGGGCTGGACGCCAGAGCACGCGACGTTGCTGGCAGACCTCGAGGACGGCGACTACTTCACCCCGGAGGCCAGCATCCGCGCCGAGGAAGTCTGGGCGCCACACAACCGTTGA
- a CDS encoding Lrp/AsnC family transcriptional regulator, whose product MAAALDEVDLKLIAELKADGRASMRALAERAHISRAGCYTRVERLHREGVITGYAAVTDPRRLGQGLAAFVYLKVTQNSWRTVSAELKHIPEIEHGGLVSGDNDLILFVRTRDADSLRDLVFERLQAMPDVLSTHTVLVFDEL is encoded by the coding sequence ATGGCGGCGGCCCTGGACGAGGTCGACCTGAAGCTCATCGCCGAACTGAAGGCGGACGGCCGCGCGTCGATGCGCGCGCTGGCCGAGCGGGCGCACATCTCGCGCGCGGGCTGCTACACGCGCGTCGAGCGGCTGCACCGCGAAGGCGTGATCACCGGATACGCCGCGGTGACCGACCCGCGGCGCCTCGGACAGGGACTCGCCGCGTTCGTATACCTGAAAGTCACTCAGAACAGCTGGCGCACGGTCAGCGCCGAACTGAAGCACATACCCGAAATCGAACACGGCGGCCTGGTCTCGGGCGACAACGACCTGATCCTGTTCGTCCGCACGCGCGACGCGGACAGCCTGCGCGACTTGGTGTTCGAGCGCCTGCAAGCCATGCCGGACGTGCTCTCGACGCACACGGTCCTGGTGTTCGACGAGCTGTGA
- a CDS encoding GNAT family N-acetyltransferase, whose amino-acid sequence MELDELLGLAGTRLRPATLDDAAELLVLQRCCWMQEALLNDTMEIPALHEDLADVRESIGTWQGWVVRQGPRLIAAVRAREEDGAWEVGRLMVAPDLTGRGLGRFLLEYAERQAPAALRRFTLFTGAASKRNITMYERAGYRVTPQSAEADGHLQHAVYLVKDRAEG is encoded by the coding sequence GTGGAGCTTGACGAACTACTCGGCCTCGCCGGCACCCGGTTGCGCCCGGCGACCCTCGACGACGCGGCGGAGCTGCTGGTCCTCCAGCGTTGCTGCTGGATGCAGGAAGCGCTGCTGAACGACACCATGGAGATCCCGGCACTGCACGAGGACCTGGCGGACGTGCGCGAGTCGATCGGAACGTGGCAGGGCTGGGTGGTGCGACAGGGGCCGCGGCTCATCGCCGCCGTCCGCGCCCGGGAAGAGGACGGCGCGTGGGAGGTCGGCCGGCTGATGGTCGCCCCCGATCTCACCGGGCGTGGACTCGGCCGCTTCCTGCTCGAGTACGCCGAAAGGCAGGCGCCGGCGGCGCTGCGGCGGTTCACCCTGTTCACCGGTGCGGCGAGCAAACGCAACATCACCATGTACGAGCGCGCGGGCTACCGCGTCACGCCGCAGTCCGCCGAGGCGGACGGACATCTTCAGCACGCCGTCTACCTGGTGAAGGACCGCGCGGAGGGCTGA
- a CDS encoding VOC family protein, protein MDCLFRGVPVAGLTRGGTAGWTIYLATDDCDRSAEAVVAAGGVVEVQPHERGDRGRAALVVDPTGARFGLWQGRTLPGCRLVNEPGTLMRNDLITPDPEPAREFYRTVFGFTLDGNEDLPGIDFTFLRRPDGHEIGGVTGNPQAVSGWGTLFLADDADAAAARGAGIGGVVVAAEDTPYGRVVTVRDPFGTEFALGS, encoded by the coding sequence GTGGACTGCTTGTTCCGCGGGGTTCCGGTCGCCGGGCTCACGCGGGGTGGCACCGCGGGCTGGACGATCTACCTCGCGACCGACGACTGCGACCGGTCGGCCGAAGCCGTCGTCGCCGCGGGTGGGGTGGTCGAGGTGCAGCCGCACGAACGGGGCGACCGCGGCCGGGCGGCGCTCGTGGTCGATCCGACCGGGGCGCGGTTCGGGCTGTGGCAGGGGCGCACTCTGCCGGGCTGCCGGCTGGTCAACGAGCCGGGAACGTTGATGCGCAACGACCTCATCACCCCCGACCCCGAGCCGGCGCGCGAGTTCTACCGCACGGTGTTCGGCTTCACCCTCGACGGTAACGAAGACCTGCCGGGCATCGACTTCACCTTCCTGCGCCGGCCGGACGGGCACGAGATCGGTGGTGTCACGGGGAATCCGCAGGCTGTGTCCGGATGGGGCACACTGTTCCTGGCCGACGACGCCGATGCGGCCGCCGCCCGTGGGGCCGGCATCGGCGGCGTGGTCGTGGCCGCTGAGGACACGCCGTACGGGCGAGTGGTCACTGTGCGCGATCCGTTCGGCACGGAGTTCGCCCTGGGCTCGTGA
- a CDS encoding TetR/AcrR family transcriptional regulator, whose amino-acid sequence MPRSGAAARRRLQQAALELYQERGFDRTTAAEIAARAGVNERTFFRHFPDKREVLFDGEADLGAELRQTVVEAPAGLEPFETLLHAFRKTAQALENNHPWSEPRWKVIAATPALRERELAKHAWLTDAAAEALRQRGVAAGLAGLAARTGWAAYQHAVQSWIDDPTQRLDACLRQAFDDLRALSTATLPGQPRTESWAASPKLVARRKDHR is encoded by the coding sequence GTGCCACGCAGCGGAGCAGCAGCGCGCCGCCGTCTTCAGCAGGCGGCCCTGGAGCTGTACCAGGAACGGGGATTCGACCGGACCACCGCGGCGGAGATCGCCGCCCGAGCCGGGGTCAACGAGCGCACGTTCTTCCGGCACTTCCCGGACAAGCGTGAAGTGCTCTTCGACGGTGAAGCCGACCTTGGCGCCGAGCTGAGGCAGACGGTGGTCGAAGCGCCCGCAGGCCTGGAGCCTTTCGAGACGCTGCTGCACGCGTTCCGGAAAACCGCGCAGGCTCTGGAGAACAACCACCCGTGGTCCGAACCGCGCTGGAAAGTCATCGCAGCGACCCCGGCGTTGCGCGAACGCGAGCTGGCCAAGCACGCATGGCTCACCGACGCCGCGGCGGAGGCGCTGCGGCAGCGCGGTGTCGCGGCCGGGTTGGCCGGCCTGGCTGCCCGGACCGGCTGGGCTGCTTATCAGCACGCCGTCCAGTCGTGGATCGACGACCCCACGCAAAGGCTGGACGCATGTCTGCGGCAAGCGTTCGACGACCTGCGTGCCCTCTCCACAGCCACGCTGCCGGGACAGCCGCGCACCGAAAGCTGGGCGGCCAGTCCGAAACTCGTTGCACGCCGGAAGGACCACCGCTAG